A window of Hevea brasiliensis isolate MT/VB/25A 57/8 chromosome 14, ASM3005281v1, whole genome shotgun sequence contains these coding sequences:
- the LOC131169060 gene encoding L-type lectin-domain containing receptor kinase IX.1-like, with translation MVVRFRTSSFHHVLSWFLLFLHLPFLYAISFNYPDFTNPQNLNLSGHASVSNGILSLTKNSNFSVGRAVYFQEMHLWDRTTGKVADFDTHFSFNISMLEPPGADGLAFFLAPNGSQVPDDSGGECLALISNCSSSDTTGLAIVAVEFDTFHNPWDPSKNHVGINVNSIRSVAYSNLSRSITTGSKVNAWVTYDSQTRNLSLFLTYDDNPVFNRNDATLSYKIDLSMVLPEWVTVGFSSSTGDFTQIHNILSWEFNSTEISSKRDNSTEIPSKPDEVGRGGGGKSIGIIVGSAIGGIAAIGGLISIFSWRRNKRNQEEDVESDDSMDHEFEQGIGPKRFSYQELVQATNNFAEEGKLGQGGFGGVYRGYLSNLSVAVKRVSKGSKQGRKEYMAEVKIISKLRHKNLVQLVGWCHEKGEFLLIYEFMPNGSLDSHLFKSENMLSWTVRYKIAIGLASALLYLHEEWEQCVVHRDIKSSNVMLDSNFNTKLGDFGLARLMDNELCLKTTGLAGTIGYMAPEYISSGKASKGSDVFSFGVVALEIACGRRSQISLVGWAWEAYGNGRVLDVADGRLGMDFNVEQMECLLTVGLWCAHPDFDRRPSIRQALQVLNFEAALPNLPARMPVPMYDVPASSTEPLLSTSLLTGR, from the coding sequence ATGGTTGTCAGATTCAGAACGTCTAGTTTCCATCACGTCTTATCCTGGTTTTTGTTATTCCTTCATCTTCCTTTTTTGtatgcaatttcattcaattaCCCTGATTTCACAAACCCTCAAAACCTGAACTTATCCGGCCATGCTTCCGTCTCCAATGGAATTCTATCACTCACCAAAAATAGTAACTTCAGCGTTGGTCGAGCTGTGTACTTCCAAGAGATGCACCTCTGGGATCGAACTACAGGCAAAGTTGCAGATTTTGACACTCATTTTTCCTTTAACATCTCGATGCTTGAACCTCCTGGAGCCGATGGGTTGGCGTTCTTCCTCGCTCCTAATGGCTCTCAAGTTCCAGATGATTCTGGGGGGGAGTGCCTTGCGCTGATCAGCAATTGTTCTTCTTCCGACACTACAGGATTAGCAATAGTAGCTGTTGAGTTCGATACTTTTCATAACCCTTGGGATCCCAGTAAGAATCATGTAGGAATTAATGTGAACTCCATCAGGTCAGTAGCCTACAGTAATTTGAGTAGAAGTATTACAACTGGATCCAAGGTTAATGCGTGGGTGACTTATGATTCTCAAACAAGAAATTTGAGTTTGTTCTTGACTTACGATGATAATCCGGTTTTCAATCGGAATGATGCTACCCTTTCATATAAAATTGATCTGTCTATGGTTTTGCCTGAATGGGTCACTGTTGGGTTTTCATCTTCAACCGGTGATTTCACGCAGATACATAACATTCTTTCATGGGAGTTCAACTCAACTGAAATTTCATCCAAGCGAGACAACTCAACTGAAATTCCATCCAAGCCAGACGAAGTTGGCAGAGGAGGAGGTGGGAAGAGCATAGGTATAATAGTTGGCAGTGCAATTGGTGGAATTGCTGCTATTGGTGGGTTGATCTCAATATTTTCTTGGAGGAGAAACAAGAGGAATCAAGAAGAAGATGTTGAATCAGATGATTCCATGGATCATGAATTTGAGCAAGGAATAGGGCCCAAGAGGTTCTCTTATCAAGAATTGGTTCAAGCTACAAATAACTTTGCGGAAGAAGGGAAACTTGGGCAAGGAGGATTTGGAGGAGTCTACAGAGGATACTTGTCTAATTTAAGTGTGGCAGTGAAAAGGGTCTCTAAAGGGTCTAAACAAGGAAGAAAGGAGTACATGGCAGAAGTGAAGATCATTAGCAAATTAAGGCACAAAAATCTTGTACAACTTGTGGGTTGGTGCCATGAAAAGGGTGAGTTTCTTCTTATCTATGAGTTCATGCCTAATGGAAGTCTTGATTCTCATCTCTTTAAAAGTGAAAATATGCTATCTTGGACAGTAAGGTATAAGATAGCAATTGGTTTAGCCTCAGCTCTGCTATATCTCCATGAAGAATGGGAACAATGTGTAGTGCATAGAGACATTAAATCAAGCAATGTGATGTTGGATTCaaatttcaacaccaagcttggaGATTTTGGTCTGGCAAGGCTCATGGATAATGAGCTATGCCTCAAGACCACAGGGTTAGCCGGAACGATTGGTTACATGGCACCTGAATACATTAGCTCAGGAAAGGCTAGTAAAGGATCAGATGTATTCAGTTTTGGTGTGGTGGCCCTGGAAATTGCGTGTGGGAGGAGATCACAGATTTCATTGGTGGGTTGGGCTTGGGAAGCATATGGAAATGGAAGAGTTCTTGATGTTGCTGATGGGAGATTGGGTATGGATTTCAATGTAGAACAGATGGAATGCTTGTTAACTGTTGGGCTGTGGTGTGCTCACCCAGATTTCGATCGTAGGCCATCGATAAGGCAAGCATTACAGGTTCTTAATTTTGAAGCAGCATTGCCAAATCTTCCTGCAAGGATGCCTGTTCCAATGTATGACGTGCCTGCCTCTTCAACAGAACCTTTACTCTCTACATCTCTTCTCACGGGTCGGTGA